The Streptomyces sp. NBC_01276 genome contains the following window.
CCGGGCGGGATACGTCAGCGGGGCGAGCCTGCTGGTGCACGGGGGCGGGGAGCGCCCGGCGTTTCTTGATGCGGCAACTGTCAACAAGGAGAGCTGAGATGGCGGGTACGGCGGGTACGGCGGGCAAGGCGGCCATGGCGGACGGACGCGTGGTCGTGGTGACGGGCGCGGGCCGCGGCCTGGGCCGGGCCCACGCCCTGGCCTTCGCGGCGGAGGGCGCGCGGGTCGTCGTCAACGACCTCGGGGTGGGACTCGACGGGCAGCCCGGCCCGGACGGTCCGGCGGCGCTGGTGGCCGAGGAGATCAGGGCGGCGGGCGGCGAGGCGGTGGCCCACGGCGGGGACATCGCCACCGCCGCGGGCGCGGCCTCCCTGGTGGAGTGCGCGGTCTCCGCCTTCGGCCGCCTGGACACCCTGGTCAACAACGCCGGGTTCCTGCGCGACCGGATGCTCGTCAACCTGGACGAGGACGACTGGGACGCCGTGATGCGGGTCCACCTCAAGGGCCACTTCCTGCCGCTGAAGCACGCCGCCGCCTGGTGGCGCGCCGAGGCGAAGGCGGGCCGCCCGGTCTCCGCCCGGGTGGTCAACACCTCCTCGGGCGCCGGCCTGCTGGGCTCGGTCGGCCAGGGCAACTACAGTGCGGCCAAGGCCGGGATCCTCGGCCTGACCCTGGTCGCCGCGGCCGAGATGGGCCGCTACGGGGTCCAGGTCAACGCCATCGCCCCGGCGGCCCGGACCCGCATGACGGAGCAGACCTTCGCGGACACCATGGCGGCCCCGGCGCAGGGCGCCTTCGACGCGATGGCCCCGGAGAACGTCTCCCCGCTGGTGGTCTGG
Protein-coding sequences here:
- a CDS encoding SDR family oxidoreductase, whose protein sequence is MAGTAGTAGKAAMADGRVVVVTGAGRGLGRAHALAFAAEGARVVVNDLGVGLDGQPGPDGPAALVAEEIRAAGGEAVAHGGDIATAAGAASLVECAVSAFGRLDTLVNNAGFLRDRMLVNLDEDDWDAVMRVHLKGHFLPLKHAAAWWRAEAKAGRPVSARVVNTSSGAGLLGSVGQGNYSAAKAGILGLTLVAAAEMGRYGVQVNAIAPAARTRMTEQTFADTMAAPAQGAFDAMAPENVSPLVVWLGSDASAGVTGRVFEAEGGRITVMEGWRPGPTADRAARRTPAEAGEAAAKLLAAAQAPGAVYGAR